The Pontibacter korlensis sequence GGGCTACTTCCTGGGTGAGGTAACCAACGTACGAAAACACAAGCGTGGCATTTCCAGCGGGCACCGAAAGAGCATAAGTGCCATCCATAGCCGTTGCCGTACCGGTAGCAGTACCCTTTACAAGCACCGTTACGCCTGGAAGCCCTTCTCCATTCTCTCCTGTCACACGGCCGGAGACACGAACCTGAGCCGGGCTCGTTTGCATCAGGGGCATTGATATAGTTGAGATTGCTGCAGGTCTGGCCTCAGCATGTAGTGTGTTTGACGCTAACCCCAACAGGGGCAGGGCCAGCAACAGATACCGAACATGTACTTTTTCCCTTTTCATATTGATAGTTTATTGTGCTTACAACAGATGATCATTGCGTTAACCTGTACTAAACCTACCAAATCAAGAAAGGGGAATTATCCTGTGGCATCCTGCCAAGAAACAGCAGGAGCCTTTGTCTTTAAATTATTTTAAAAAACATACCACATAAATACCAAATTGTTAATAAATAACAACCATAAGTGTTATAAATTTAATTTTTAACAAACACCAGCTAAACTATTTTTTTTGTGAGCACCCACTTACTGTCACGCTAGCAAGCAGGGCATATTGTCAACACAGCCCATCATGTTGCAACACCCTACAACAACATAAATAGTCCATAAAAGAGAAGCTCAGTAACGAAACCTGATTATTTGTTTTCGTTACTGAGCTTTTAGAGCGGGGCAGCAAGGACCTCTCTCCTTTTGGTTTTCAGGAAACTCTAAAAGCTTCCTGTGGCCAGTCCACCTGGTCCTACAACTGCATTAGGCGCTTTAACTTCACGACCTCAATGCCGGCATCAATCACGGAACCGACACCGTGTTTCTCATTTGGCCTGGCAGGCCGGTTGTAGTAAAAGGGCAGATCGTTCTTGATACCGGTGCCGACGCAAATAGCATCTACCTGACCATCCGCTTTTATCATCTGCTTCTTGAGTCCCTCCCACCCTGTAAGAGCCACAGAAGCGTACCTCTTGTCAATCCATCCTTCGTTTACTCCCTTGGCAATGCCCTGCACAAACATGGCCGATACAGAAGTTTCAGGGTATGAATCGGGCTTGTCGAGCAGCTGATGCCACAACCCATGCTGATCCTGGTAGCGGGAGAGGCCGATCACCTGCTTTTTCAGGTTCTTAAGAATATCCGGCCGCTTGGGGTGGTCCTTAGGCAGGTAGCTTAACAGGTGGACCTGCGCCAGGACAACCCAGCCATTGCTTCTTCCCCAGTGTGCCACCCCGTTTTCCTGGCTTTCGCTGTAGTAGCAGTGGTAATAAAGCCCTTTCTCCTCATTCCAGAGGTACTTGTCAAAGTTCAGCACCTGTTGCACAGCATCATCAAAGTACTTTGCCTGCCCGGTTAACTGGCCCATACGAGCCAGGAACGGCACACTCATGTAAAGGTCATCGGCCCATAAAGTCATGTCGTGCGGCGAATTCCTGATTGCCTCAGGGGTTTTTCTGACGAGTGTGCCGTCAGGTAGGCGCTCCTGCCTTTCGGTAATGTGCCTGGCGGTGTTGTAGATATATTCCTTGTAATCCTTACGCCGGACGTGGTTGTACACTTCTATCACACTGGCACCCATGGCGCCACAGTCATCCAACTCTTGCATCGTCCAGAGCTGCCCAAAGGGGTAATAGTAGTGGCGTCTGTCATGCTTGAAACGCTTCTGGAAGAATTTATAGTTATCAAACCCAAAAGCAACGTGCCTTGCCGCAAAATCGGCATACTTCTTCTCTCCCAGAAAATCCGCCAAGTGCAGCATGGCCATGTTAACCACACCATTGGTATAATGCCACTCGCCATACTTGCTGCTAAACTTCACTTCTTCATTGGCAGGTATCTGCGCCGTGGTGGCGTAGACTTTATTGCTCTGCTCCCCTACAAACTCAAAGGATGCCTTGGAGAGGATGTAGTCGGCGACCTTCCGGATAACCTGTTCATCTTCAAAAGCAGCACTTTGGGCAGCAGCATTGAGGCTACTCAAGGCCGTTACCAACAGGCAGGCACAGATAAGGTTCAGGAGGCTGGTATTCGTCGGTATTGTCTTCATTCCAATTTCTGTAAGGTTTCTTAAGATATTTACCTGTTTTTAGCTATGCTAAACCTACAAAGGCACACGCCTTATTTTATCCTGCACTGTCCTGTATCCGTCTAAAACAGCAGCGGCCCTTTTACAGCAAAGGATAAACTCTGCCATACAAGGGCCGCGCTATGGACTGGCAGTACCAGTTTCTATCTCATCTTCATGATTTCAGTGCCTGCCAGGAGAAAACATCCCAAGCCATAGTCCTCAAAATCCGGCCTGCTGGTATAGGTAACCGGCTGCCCGTCTTTTGGCTCCTTACCGGTGCCCTGCACGTAGCCCAGGTACCCGTTCGGGTGAAGTGCATCATTTTCCATAGCAGCCCAGGCTTTTGCGATAACAGGTTTATAAACCTTCCCGTCCAGCAAACCATTGTTAAGCCCCCAGGCCATGCCATAGGTGAATAAGGCCGTTCCCGTCGTCTCCTTTCCTCCATAATGGTTCGGGTCGTGCAGGCTTACGTTCCAGAAACCATCTTCTCTTTGCAGGGGAACCAGTGCCTCCATCATCTCCAGGTATGTTTTCTGATACTCCTCCCGGTGAGGGGCGTCTTTGGGCATAATATCCATCACGCGCACAAGCGCCGCCACAACCCAGCCGTTGCCCCTGGACCAGTAACAATCCTCCCCATTCGGTTCCTTATAAGGCGGCACAAAGTCCTTATCGCGCCACCACAGCTTATCCTCTGGGTTGTACAGGCCCTTACCGCCGTGCTGCGTTTTGGTGAAGTTGTACAGTTCATACATCTTTTCAAAGTATGTTTCATCCTCATACATCACGCCCAGTTCGGCATATACCGGCATCGCCATCAGCAATGCATCGATCCAGTGCCAGTCGTCTACTTTGTCGCTGTTCACCATGTTATCGACAGACGCCTTGATGGATTTGATCCGCTCCGGTTGAGGGTCCATTTTGTAGAGCTCGAGGTACGTTTGCCCACAGGTCTGGTAGTCGGCGTGGCGGATGTGGTCCCCGCCCGTTAGGCCCCAGTTATGCTTCTGGCCCCACTCCACGGCATAGTCGTAGTACCGTTGCTGCGGGTCTGCCTTGTACAGCTCCATCAGGCCCACGTAGTATACCCCCCTGGTCCAGATGTTGCTCGGTCGCGTTTTGTTTGTCACGATCTCTTTCCCGGGGTCAGGCCACTTTTGCATAAAGTAATCGTTCGCCAGCGTCAAGGTCTGCAGTACCTTTCTTTTTTTGGGCAATTTGTTGTCTGCGCTTGCCTGGAAGGCACCCCAAAACACGAGGGCGCACAGCAGGAAAGCCTTTCTTATAAGGCCTGAATTGTGTGTCATCATAATCCCTTCTTTATGAACCTGTCATTGTCTCGCTTATACTTCTATTCATCTGTCAGGAAGTAAGATAAGACTTATCCAAACAGCAACCATCCTGTGGTGTAGGGTTCTAACGATTAAGGACACCTGTCTTTTCGCAGGACAGCACAGGACGGGCAGTACAAGGAAGCTGCATACCTTTAAAAAGGAATGCAGCCTGCGGCATGCAAGAAACATCCTGACAAACACAATTTCCCACACTAAGGCTATAAACCTATGCACAAGATGAAGCTAAAGGGATTAATCCTCCTAACAGTTTTCTCGCTGGCTCTTGCCGGCTTCAAAGAGAAGCCTGACAAAGAAAACTTACCTAAGTTAGACTGGGTTCAAGCGGTTGGCGCCAAAAAGATGCCCACCTCCAAAACAGTTTTCGAGGTAACAAAGTATGGTGCCGTGAACGACGGAAAAACGCTCAACACCAAAGCCATTCAGGCCACTATTGATGCCTGTGCCGCCAAGGGTGGTGGTATTGTCACCTTTGCGCCGGGTGCTTACCTGACAGGCGCTATCTACCTTAAAAAAGGCGTGCACCTGCGCCTTGATAAGGGGGTGACGCTTTTAGGCAGCCAGGATTTGGCAGACTACCCCGACATGGAGTCGCGTATTGCCGGAATTGAGATGGTATGGCCTTCGGCCCTGATCAATGTGCTGGACCAGGAGAAGGTAGCCATCACCGGCGAAGGCACGGTACACGCACAGGGCAAGCCCTTCTGGGACGCCTACTGGAAGCTCCGGAAAACGTATGAACCGAAGGGCCTGCGCTGGATTGTGGACTACGACGCCAAGCGCCCCCGTACCTTGCTTATCTCAGAATCATCTGACATAACGGTACAAGGGATCACCCTGCAGCAGGCGGGTTTCTGGACCGTGCATGTGCTGTACTCCGACCACATCACTGTTGACGGCATCACCATCCAGAATAACATAGACGGCCATGGCCCCAGCACCGACGGCATTGACATCGACTCCTCCTCGCACATACTTGTAGAGAACTGCGACATCGACTGCAACGACGACAACTTCTGCCTGAAAGCCGGCCGCGATTGGGACGGGCTTCGCGTAAACCGCCCGACAGAGTATGTGGTGATCCGCGACTGCATCTCCCGCAAAGGCGGCGGCCTGATCACCTTTGGCAGCGAGACCTCCGGCGGGATACGGCACGTGCTGGCCTATAACCTGAAGGCAAAGGGCACAGGCGTAGGCTTGCGCTTTAAGTCGGCAACCACACGAGGCGGTACGGTGGAGGAAATTTACCTGCAAAACATCGAGATGGAAGAAGTAGGAACCCCTATCGAAGTGGCTATGAACTGGAACCCGAGCTACAGCTACTCTACCCTGCCAGAAGGCTATAACTACGAGACCCTGCCGGCCCACTGGAAGACCATGCTCACGCCTGTTGAACCCACCGAGAAAGGCATCCCAACATTCCGCAACATATACATTTCTGACATCAAGGTACAAAGCGCCAGAAAGGCGATCGCCGCGGCAGGCGTGGAGCAATCCTGGATACAGAACTTCAGGTTAAAGAACATCGACATCAACGCCAAAACAGCCGGTAAAATCACCTACGCCAAAGACTGGCTTTTTGAGAACTTCAACATCAGCACACAGGACAACAGCAAAATAGCGACGGAACATGTGTCAAATGTAGCATTGTAGGTCCAGAAGGTGCGAAAAGGGGCTGCCCGGTTAACCGGGCAGCCCCTTTTCGGATGCGCCAATGTATCACAGTGTATAACATGCATTTGGAAGGCGCAGGTGTGCTGCGCTGCCTTTAGCCGGCATAGCGACTATTCTCAGCCTTGCAAGTGCCCTTCGCACCGCTGCCTCCCGAAAGCAGCACCCGCTGACCTTTGTCATCCTGAATGGGTCTTGTGGAAAGCGACATCCGCTTTACTTTTTAGGCCCTGTTGGTTATTTCACACCTAGCGTCTAAAGTACAGTCATCATGAATTAAGTCTTGACGTCTCTTCGGACGTGAAGGGGCAAGCTTACCTGTAGCATTATTCGGTTCAGCCCCCTTGCTTAGGTTCAAGCTAAAGGCATAACCCGTTTCAAGGTGACCGGAGAAAGCACCTCCTTAGTTCTTCAGGCTACTGAGCTCCACCTCAAAAGTGTCGGTGCGGAATGGCGAGGCCGGTAGACCCGCACCGTTGTACAGGCTGACAGGCGGATGGTCGCCCCAGGCATAACGCACCGCCACCGGTTTTGCTACCTCCGGGCTCCTGACCACCACGGTCTCGCCCTCAATCCTTGCCTGGCCCCACACAAACTTTCCGTCTTCCCCGGCAATGGCAAAGCCCGCCAAGCCATTGTTCCCTTTGGCTTTTAACCCGCCGTTAGTGTGGTCAAAGTATAAGCGGATGGCATCTGCTTCTCTCTCCATCTGCTTGTAGACAGGGCCGGAGTAGGCAATCTGCTCGCCGTAGGCGATAGCCCTGGCAGCCAGGGCCAGGCGGCGGCCGATCGCCTGCTTGTTTTTGGGGTGGATGTTTCTTGGGTTATCCGGGTCAGCATTGTCAATGGCCACGACCATGGCCGTGTGCGGCACGGAAAGGTTCTGCAGCTGCGCCTCCCGCTTCAGGGCAGCCACCCCGCCCTGGGCAGGGATGGTGTCCGGCGTTTTGGCGTGGTTGGCCAGCTGCACGTAGATAAACGGAAGGTCATCCTGCCCCCATTGCGCACGCCAATCACGTATGAGTGTCTCCATCTGCCGGCGGTAAATGGTGGCTGTTTCGCTGTTTGACTCGCCCTGGTACCACAGCACCCCGCGCACGGCGAAGGGCACCAGCGGAGCCACCATCCCGTTCCAAAGCACAAAGGGACTGTGCCGGTTATTGATCGGGTTAGGGTCCTGCGGACGGCGTACATAGCCTTTACCTGCTGCCCGCGCCTCCGCATCTTTTACCTTCCACTCGGCAAATGTTTTTGCATACTTTCGCTGTGCGGCTGTATCGGCTTTATACTTCTCTATTTTCTCCTGCAGGTTGTCGAGCAAGAACTTGTAAGCAGGTTCAGCCTCCAGCGCTTCGCGCCGCGTCCAGGCCTCCACCTTGCTTGCTCCATGCGCTGACACCACCAGCCCGACAGGCACCTTTAGCGTTGCCTGCAGGTCGCGGGCAAAGAAGTAAGCAGCGGCTGAGAGGTTGCCTACCGTCTGCGGGGAAACGACTTCCCACTGGCCGCCTACCTCCTGCTGCGGCATTTCGCTATAGGAGTTGGGGGCGGTAAACACCCGGATTAGCGGGTAGTTGGCAGCAGCGATTTCCTCGTCCTCGTTAAACACGCCTGCCCAGGTAAGGTACTTGCTGCCGACGGTCATCTCCATGTTTGACTGCCCGGAGCAAAACCATACTTCGCCTACGTACACATCTTGCAGCGTGAGCGTGTTTTCACCCTTGACAGTCATTTCATAGGGGCCGCCAGCCTGCAACTTGCCCAAGTTAACCAGCCATTTCCCTGCCTTATCGGCCCTGGCTTTGAGCTTCTGTTTTGCAAATGTAAGCGTTACCTGTTCCCCGGGCCTGGCGAATCCCCAGACAGGCACCTGCTGCCCCCGCTGCAGCACCATGTGGTTTTTAAAAGGGCTGCCAAACCGCACCTCTGCCAGCACATGGCTTGCCTGAAGTACAAAAGCCAGAAATAGGATAAGAACCGCCTTGATTCTGTTCATAGCCAATCATGAATAAATGGATAACACTAACTCCTTGTGTTTGCCGGTGTCTTGCCCGGTTTAGTAGGAGAGATCGAAATTTAATTCGTCTCCGGCGGCCTTACGGCTTTTGGCCCACAGCACTTTTGCCTCCGCATCATAGTACCAGCCTTCGGAACCAGCACCCGTAAATTGTTCAGAGTTGGTGCTGGCAAGCTGTTTTCCACCTGCTTTCACGCTGGTTGGCGCCTTGTCCTGATGCACTTTGATGATGTAGTTACGGGTAGGTACCTGGTAGGCTCCTTTAGCCGCGCCGATGCGAACGGTGGTGCCACGCTCTGTGGCATTTGAAGTAACAGTGGTAATGCTGTAGCCGCCCTCTTTGTACTCTTCGCTCAAGCCGTCGTCCTCAAACAGCTCAAAGCTTGATTTGCCAGCCGGGTATACTTCGAAGGTGAGGTCGCCCCACGCTTTTCTGTCGTCAAACTGCACTTCTTCCTGCATCGGAATAATAGCGCCGGCCTTCACAAAAATCGGCAGTTGGTCTAGTGGCGTGACGATGTTGTAGTGCTTTTTGCCTTCGTAGGTTTTGCCGGTCCAGTACTCAACCCACTCCCCTTCCGGCAAGTATACCACCCGCGTCTGCGCCCCCTTGGTCGTCACCGGGCACACCATCAGGTAATCGCCGAACATGTACTGGTCCTCCACGCTGTAGGTGTTCACATCGTTCTGGTTTTCCAGCACCAGTGCCCGCATCATCGGCACACCTGTTTTATAGGTCTCAAAAGCGCTGCTGTAGATGTAGGGGATCATGCGGTAGCGCAGCTTATCATACTTGGTGAAGTTAGCCAAAGCCTCCTCGCCATAGTTCCAGGGCTCTTTGTAGCCGGGGTGGTCCATGCCGAACACGTGGGCTACAGGGCTGAACATACCAAACTGTACCCAGCGGATGTAGAGCTCCGGGTCGGCCTTGTGCTCAAAGCCGCCCATGTTGTGCGTCCAGTAGCTTACCCCGCTGAGCCCGATGTTGAGGCCGGCTTTGATAACCGGGGCGAAGTACTGCCACTCGCTCGGCCAGTCGCCGGCCCAGATAAACGGATAGCGCTGGATGCCGGCATACCCTTCGCGGGTGTGGTTCATGCCGCGCATGCCGTTAAACTTACTGAACCTTTCGTAAGGGGCCTTGGCATAGGCGATGGGAAAGATGTTGTGCAGGCGCTGCGCTTCAGGACTGGTAGGGCCTACCTTTTTGCTTTCGTTGGCTTCCCGGCCAAAGGCGCTGCCTTCGTCTGTTTTCAGGAATTTGGCGCCGATGGAGGCAATCTTCATCACCGCATTATCCCACCACCAGTCTACAGCTTTCTCATCAAAGAAATTCACGAACTCGCCGGGGTTGGTTTCCTCCGGGTACACCATGCCTTGCTCCCGTGCCTGGTCCAGCAGGTTGAGGTGGGTCCCGTTGTCGTAGCGGCCCCGGATGTGCAGCCCCACCATGTTCAGGTTCATGGCATAAAGCTGCTCGAACATCCTTTCCGGATTCTTCATGTTCTCGCGCCACTCGTAAGAGGTGGCCCCGTTGCCCCCGCTCTTGCCAAACATACGCCAGGTAGAGTCCAGGTGCAGGATATCAATG is a genomic window containing:
- a CDS encoding glycoside hydrolase family 88/105 protein; this translates as MKTIPTNTSLLNLICACLLVTALSSLNAAAQSAAFEDEQVIRKVADYILSKASFEFVGEQSNKVYATTAQIPANEEVKFSSKYGEWHYTNGVVNMAMLHLADFLGEKKYADFAARHVAFGFDNYKFFQKRFKHDRRHYYYPFGQLWTMQELDDCGAMGASVIEVYNHVRRKDYKEYIYNTARHITERQERLPDGTLVRKTPEAIRNSPHDMTLWADDLYMSVPFLARMGQLTGQAKYFDDAVQQVLNFDKYLWNEEKGLYYHCYYSESQENGVAHWGRSNGWVVLAQVHLLSYLPKDHPKRPDILKNLKKQVIGLSRYQDQHGLWHQLLDKPDSYPETSVSAMFVQGIAKGVNEGWIDKRYASVALTGWEGLKKQMIKADGQVDAICVGTGIKNDLPFYYNRPARPNEKHGVGSVIDAGIEVVKLKRLMQL
- a CDS encoding glycoside hydrolase family 88 protein, whose amino-acid sequence is MMTHNSGLIRKAFLLCALVFWGAFQASADNKLPKKRKVLQTLTLANDYFMQKWPDPGKEIVTNKTRPSNIWTRGVYYVGLMELYKADPQQRYYDYAVEWGQKHNWGLTGGDHIRHADYQTCGQTYLELYKMDPQPERIKSIKASVDNMVNSDKVDDWHWIDALLMAMPVYAELGVMYEDETYFEKMYELYNFTKTQHGGKGLYNPEDKLWWRDKDFVPPYKEPNGEDCYWSRGNGWVVAALVRVMDIMPKDAPHREEYQKTYLEMMEALVPLQREDGFWNVSLHDPNHYGGKETTGTALFTYGMAWGLNNGLLDGKVYKPVIAKAWAAMENDALHPNGYLGYVQGTGKEPKDGQPVTYTSRPDFEDYGLGCFLLAGTEIMKMR
- a CDS encoding glycoside hydrolase family 28 protein, which gives rise to MHKMKLKGLILLTVFSLALAGFKEKPDKENLPKLDWVQAVGAKKMPTSKTVFEVTKYGAVNDGKTLNTKAIQATIDACAAKGGGIVTFAPGAYLTGAIYLKKGVHLRLDKGVTLLGSQDLADYPDMESRIAGIEMVWPSALINVLDQEKVAITGEGTVHAQGKPFWDAYWKLRKTYEPKGLRWIVDYDAKRPRTLLISESSDITVQGITLQQAGFWTVHVLYSDHITVDGITIQNNIDGHGPSTDGIDIDSSSHILVENCDIDCNDDNFCLKAGRDWDGLRVNRPTEYVVIRDCISRKGGGLITFGSETSGGIRHVLAYNLKAKGTGVGLRFKSATTRGGTVEEIYLQNIEMEEVGTPIEVAMNWNPSYSYSTLPEGYNYETLPAHWKTMLTPVEPTEKGIPTFRNIYISDIKVQSARKAIAAAGVEQSWIQNFRLKNIDINAKTAGKITYAKDWLFENFNISTQDNSKIATEHVSNVAL
- a CDS encoding sialate O-acetylesterase; protein product: MNRIKAVLILFLAFVLQASHVLAEVRFGSPFKNHMVLQRGQQVPVWGFARPGEQVTLTFAKQKLKARADKAGKWLVNLGKLQAGGPYEMTVKGENTLTLQDVYVGEVWFCSGQSNMEMTVGSKYLTWAGVFNEDEEIAAANYPLIRVFTAPNSYSEMPQQEVGGQWEVVSPQTVGNLSAAAYFFARDLQATLKVPVGLVVSAHGASKVEAWTRREALEAEPAYKFLLDNLQEKIEKYKADTAAQRKYAKTFAEWKVKDAEARAAGKGYVRRPQDPNPINNRHSPFVLWNGMVAPLVPFAVRGVLWYQGESNSETATIYRRQMETLIRDWRAQWGQDDLPFIYVQLANHAKTPDTIPAQGGVAALKREAQLQNLSVPHTAMVVAIDNADPDNPRNIHPKNKQAIGRRLALAARAIAYGEQIAYSGPVYKQMEREADAIRLYFDHTNGGLKAKGNNGLAGFAIAGEDGKFVWGQARIEGETVVVRSPEVAKPVAVRYAWGDHPPVSLYNGAGLPASPFRTDTFEVELSSLKN
- a CDS encoding glycoside hydrolase family 31 protein, which codes for MIRPSFSLLLLLFLFPLCSQARQGIGNLKGKPEQKQNTFTFSTDNARVQLEFCTPEMVRIRTTWEEEFEPEESYMVVQHSWTPLKVDVKKKSGNYTLSTDALQVRVRKAPFTLEIANKEGDILSTESFGQSEGAYKRNKVVGTRKKLMPEEHFFGFGERMDFVDQRGKELRLNVGRGTLKPHIIGAYNVMEANYAPVPFFMSTRGYGIFLHNPYATRWDMGNTDENTYAFEAEGGELDYYFIYGPDFPAILGHYTTLTGKAPLLPRFAHGLHVGTYSGGTWGHTEMASTDYVVELARKYRAMGIPIDILHLDSTWRMFGKSGGNGATSYEWRENMKNPERMFEQLYAMNLNMVGLHIRGRYDNGTHLNLLDQAREQGMVYPEETNPGEFVNFFDEKAVDWWWDNAVMKIASIGAKFLKTDEGSAFGREANESKKVGPTSPEAQRLHNIFPIAYAKAPYERFSKFNGMRGMNHTREGYAGIQRYPFIWAGDWPSEWQYFAPVIKAGLNIGLSGVSYWTHNMGGFEHKADPELYIRWVQFGMFSPVAHVFGMDHPGYKEPWNYGEEALANFTKYDKLRYRMIPYIYSSAFETYKTGVPMMRALVLENQNDVNTYSVEDQYMFGDYLMVCPVTTKGAQTRVVYLPEGEWVEYWTGKTYEGKKHYNIVTPLDQLPIFVKAGAIIPMQEEVQFDDRKAWGDLTFEVYPAGKSSFELFEDDGLSEEYKEGGYSITTVTSNATERGTTVRIGAAKGAYQVPTRNYIIKVHQDKAPTSVKAGGKQLASTNSEQFTGAGSEGWYYDAEAKVLWAKSRKAAGDELNFDLSY